The Sulfitobacter sp. S223 genome has a window encoding:
- a CDS encoding pseudouridine synthase, with amino-acid sequence MSNRVILFNKPYGVLSQFTDKGTEGSPRPTLSGFIDEPGFYPAGRLDRDSEGLMVLTDHGPLQARISNPKYKLEKTYLVQVEGTPDEKALEALRRGVALKDGMTRPARVEVTTPPDNLWQRDPPVRFRKSVPDAWLQITISEGRNRQVRRMTAHVGMPTLRLIRLQVGNWELNQLRPGAWRFASATGA; translated from the coding sequence ATGAGCAACCGTGTCATCCTGTTCAACAAGCCCTATGGTGTGCTGTCGCAATTCACGGACAAAGGCACCGAAGGTTCGCCCCGGCCGACCCTCTCCGGCTTCATTGATGAGCCGGGGTTTTACCCTGCTGGCCGTCTGGACCGTGATAGCGAAGGCCTGATGGTTCTGACAGATCACGGCCCTTTGCAGGCGCGGATTTCAAATCCGAAATACAAGCTGGAAAAAACCTATCTGGTGCAAGTCGAAGGCACACCAGACGAAAAAGCGTTGGAGGCATTACGCCGCGGTGTGGCGCTGAAGGATGGGATGACCCGCCCTGCCCGCGTTGAAGTCACTACCCCACCAGATAATCTTTGGCAGCGTGACCCACCAGTGCGATTTCGAAAATCTGTTCCTGATGCGTGGCTACAGATCACAATATCAGAGGGTCGCAATCGTCAGGTGCGCCGGATGACCGCGCATGTCGGGATGCCGACCCTGCGCCTGATCCGTCTACAGGTCGGCAACTGGGAGCTGAACCAGCTGCGCCCCGGTGCGTGGCGCTTTGCCTCGGCTACAGGTGCTTGA
- a CDS encoding TrkH family potassium uptake protein — protein sequence MKRKSSIRKDLRQLPLFLLMFGAGVFSMFLPAAYALVADRHETSQAFFYAALLGTATFLLIGVAHAGRAPRHGALGPLLSLFSAFVFLPVIFAIPFVEALPTTRFYNAYFEMLSAFTTTGATLFDDPTRLGPALHLWRAQVAWMGGLLMWVAAVAILAPRNLGGFEVTAQAEPGRRETGLHNTTPISARAKIGRAVQTLGPLYVGLTVVLWVLLAITGQSGLNALCYAMSVMATSGISATGSAPAGGLVAEIIMSMFMLFALSRLTFTSDTMTATQGGLRTDPEFRIGLGIVILVPLVLFARHFVGAFDLDSANTFGSAFSALWGSLFTVVSFLSTTGFVSAYWSETQSWSGLGTPGLILMGLALVGGGVATTAGGVKLLRVYALYRNALREMERLVHPHSVSGAGVAGRRLQSGGAFIAWIFFMLFALSFAGVTMALTLEGVSFDDALVLSIAMLSTTGPLTEVGGEAPIALLSLSDSAKAILAGAMVLGRLETLAIIALLTPDLWRS from the coding sequence GTGAAACGCAAAAGCAGCATACGCAAGGATCTGAGACAGCTACCGCTGTTTTTGCTGATGTTCGGGGCCGGCGTTTTTTCCATGTTTTTGCCAGCGGCCTATGCGCTTGTTGCGGATCGGCATGAAACCAGTCAGGCGTTTTTTTATGCCGCTCTGCTTGGCACGGCCACATTCCTGCTCATCGGGGTGGCCCATGCGGGCCGCGCACCGCGTCACGGCGCGCTGGGGCCGCTGCTTTCACTGTTCTCGGCCTTTGTATTTTTGCCTGTCATTTTCGCCATTCCTTTTGTGGAGGCATTGCCGACCACGCGTTTCTATAATGCCTACTTCGAGATGCTCAGCGCTTTTACCACGACAGGGGCCACGCTGTTTGACGATCCGACACGGCTTGGGCCCGCTTTGCATCTGTGGCGTGCGCAGGTCGCCTGGATGGGCGGGCTGTTGATGTGGGTTGCGGCAGTGGCCATTCTTGCACCGCGTAATCTGGGCGGTTTTGAAGTGACTGCGCAAGCTGAACCAGGCCGCCGTGAGACCGGCTTGCATAACACCACGCCGATCAGTGCGCGCGCCAAGATCGGTCGCGCTGTACAGACGCTCGGACCGCTTTATGTCGGATTGACGGTGGTCCTTTGGGTGTTGCTGGCAATCACCGGTCAAAGTGGATTGAATGCACTTTGCTATGCGATGTCTGTGATGGCAACATCCGGCATCTCCGCCACCGGTTCCGCGCCTGCGGGCGGGCTGGTAGCAGAGATCATCATGTCAATGTTCATGCTTTTTGCGCTGTCGCGCCTGACATTCACTTCGGACACGATGACGGCGACTCAGGGCGGGCTGCGCACCGATCCGGAATTCCGCATTGGCCTTGGCATTGTAATTTTGGTACCGTTGGTCTTGTTCGCGCGTCATTTTGTTGGCGCCTTTGATCTCGACAGTGCCAATACATTTGGATCGGCATTTAGCGCGCTTTGGGGTTCGCTGTTTACGGTGGTTTCTTTCCTTTCCACAACGGGCTTTGTTTCGGCTTACTGGAGCGAGACGCAAAGCTGGTCGGGGCTCGGGACTCCGGGACTGATATTGATGGGGCTGGCCTTGGTCGGGGGCGGGGTTGCCACAACCGCTGGTGGCGTGAAGCTTTTGCGCGTTTATGCGCTTTATCGCAACGCCCTGCGGGAGATGGAGCGCCTGGTGCATCCGCATTCCGTTTCGGGGGCTGGCGTGGCGGGGCGGCGTTTGCAGTCCGGAGGGGCCTTTATTGCATGGATATTCTTCATGCTTTTCGCCCTTTCATTTGCAGGCGTCACCATGGCGCTGACCCTTGAGGGAGTGTCGTTTGATGATGCTCTGGTGCTGTCCATTGCGATGTTGTCAACGACCGGTCCGCTGACCGAAGTAGGGGGAGAAGCGCCCATTGCGCTGCTTTCTCTGAGTGATTCAGCAAAAGCGATACTGGCCGGCGCGATGGTTTTGGGACGGCTTGAAACATTGGCAATTATCGCTTTGCTTACCCCTGATCTGTGGCGTAGCTGA
- a CDS encoding NAD(P)-dependent oxidoreductase: MAQHHSKEKHMAKLAFLGLGVMGAPMAGHLQKAGHEVTVYNRTTAKAEDWTKTYGGAFAATPREAAEGADFVMSCVGNDDDLRSVCLGDDGAFAGMQAGAVFVDHTTVSAAVTRELYAAATDAKISFVDAPISGGQAGAENAQLSIMCGGDEAAFNAALPVMEVYSKICRRIGDSGAGQMTKMCNQIAIAGVVQGLSEALHFAEKAGLDGRAVVEVISQGAAGSWQMANRYETMLDDEFDHGFAVDWMRKDLGICLDTADETGASLPITALVDQFYKDVQKLGGGRWDTSSLIKRLRKMG; this comes from the coding sequence ATAGCGCAACATCATAGTAAGGAAAAGCACATGGCGAAGCTGGCGTTTTTAGGTTTGGGCGTGATGGGGGCTCCTATGGCGGGGCACCTGCAGAAAGCAGGTCATGAGGTGACGGTGTATAACCGTACGACGGCCAAGGCCGAAGACTGGACAAAAACCTATGGCGGTGCCTTCGCCGCGACACCGCGCGAAGCTGCCGAGGGGGCTGATTTCGTGATGTCTTGCGTTGGCAACGACGACGACCTGCGGTCTGTCTGTCTAGGCGATGATGGGGCCTTTGCGGGCATGCAGGCAGGGGCGGTGTTTGTGGATCACACCACCGTTTCCGCTGCTGTTACACGCGAACTCTATGCCGCAGCCACAGACGCGAAGATCAGCTTTGTTGACGCGCCGATTTCCGGCGGTCAGGCCGGCGCGGAGAATGCGCAGCTTTCGATCATGTGCGGTGGGGACGAAGCCGCGTTCAATGCAGCGTTGCCGGTGATGGAGGTCTATTCCAAAATTTGTCGCCGCATCGGAGACAGCGGTGCGGGCCAGATGACCAAGATGTGCAACCAGATCGCCATCGCAGGCGTGGTTCAGGGGCTGTCTGAGGCTTTGCATTTCGCCGAGAAAGCAGGATTGGACGGGCGCGCTGTGGTAGAGGTGATCAGTCAGGGCGCTGCGGGTAGTTGGCAGATGGCCAACCGCTATGAGACAATGCTTGATGATGAGTTTGATCACGGCTTTGCCGTCGACTGGATGCGCAAAGATCTGGGAATTTGTCTGGACACGGCAGATGAGACGGGCGCGAGTTTGCCGATCACGGCACTGGTAGATCAATTCTACAAGGATGTGCAGAAACTGGGCGGTGGCCGCTGGGACACCTCAAGCCTGATCAAGCGCCTCAGAAAAATGGGCTGA
- the hfq gene encoding RNA chaperone Hfq, with the protein MASDRQNLQDAFLNHVRKTKVPVTIFLINGVKLQGVITWFDNFCVLLRRDGQSQLVYKHAISTIMPSQPISLYEGEDAS; encoded by the coding sequence ATGGCGTCTGATAGACAGAACCTTCAGGATGCGTTCCTGAACCACGTACGCAAGACCAAAGTACCGGTAACAATCTTCCTGATCAACGGTGTGAAACTGCAGGGCGTCATTACATGGTTTGACAACTTCTGCGTTCTGCTGCGCCGCGATGGCCAATCGCAACTGGTCTACAAACATGCCATTTCTACGATCATGCCAAGCCAGCCGATCAGCTTGTATGAGGGCGAAGACGCTTCTTGA
- a CDS encoding penicillin acylase family protein → MALVFRWLIRLAAGLLVLSVLVVTAVYWLASRSLPDYNAEIEVPNLERTVEIVRDNANVPHIFAPQDEDVFFGLGFAHAQDRLWQMTTMRRTAQGRLSEVFGAATLDTDKLLRRLDIYALSVASMEALDERTQNALRAYADGVNARLDQINSDALGRGAPEMFLFNAPMAPWRPADSIAIVKLMGLQLSGHLDAEVMRARVSLALPDAARLRDILPDAPGTGVASLPQYATLFPDVPRFAQTQPYSAHPLSPFKRTAFAGASNAWAAAPSRSASGGTLLANDPHLGFTAPAIWYLARLELETGGVIGATIPGIPVVLSGRSADLGWGITSSYLDDQDVYIEELNPANREEYRTPDGFKKFVKRASIITVKDLDPVTLTLRWTDNGPVLPGTHYNLASVTPPGHVASVNWTVLSPNDTTMQAAMELMGAKTVADGIAAAKGFIAPSQNLTLVDHENIAMKTIGAAPKRDPKHQSKGRLPSPGWIATNRWQGTLPFSANPGFVAPAGGILGNTNNKMVDRPFPNHVSYEWGDTQRVQRWQRLMQGRQVHTRDSFIEAQLDTVSFTARSLLPLIGAELWFTGEAAPEGTSEALRQRALSLLAGWSGEMNEHMPEPLIYATWLRALQDRLIRDELGPLTAEFTHVEPLFIERVFRNVEGANAWCDVFQSAPVETCADMARLALDDALLQISQEYGTALESLRWGDAHQATHDHPVLGEVPLLRYFVNIRQSTSGGDHTLMRGRTKGTDPDPFLNVHGAGYRGVYDFADPDSSVFVSSTGQSGHFLSRHYDDLAQMWRRGEYIPMSLDQELARAASVGVTLLIPLAP, encoded by the coding sequence ATGGCTTTGGTTTTTCGCTGGCTTATTCGGCTTGCAGCGGGGTTGCTGGTGTTAAGCGTGCTGGTAGTGACCGCTGTGTACTGGCTCGCCTCGCGGTCATTGCCTGACTACAACGCGGAAATAGAGGTGCCAAATCTTGAACGTACGGTCGAGATCGTGCGCGACAATGCCAACGTACCCCATATCTTTGCCCCCCAGGACGAAGATGTCTTCTTTGGTCTTGGGTTTGCCCATGCACAGGACCGTCTGTGGCAGATGACTACAATGCGCCGCACTGCGCAGGGTCGCCTGTCAGAGGTTTTTGGCGCAGCGACGCTTGATACAGACAAACTGTTGCGGCGTCTCGACATCTACGCACTCTCCGTTGCCTCGATGGAGGCGTTGGACGAACGGACCCAGAACGCCTTGCGCGCCTATGCGGACGGCGTGAATGCGCGGCTGGACCAAATCAACTCTGATGCGTTGGGACGCGGCGCACCGGAGATGTTCCTTTTCAACGCACCGATGGCACCATGGCGGCCGGCCGACAGCATCGCGATCGTCAAACTTATGGGTTTGCAGCTGTCCGGTCATCTGGACGCGGAAGTGATGCGGGCACGCGTGTCTTTGGCGCTGCCAGACGCCGCACGTTTGCGCGATATACTGCCAGACGCCCCCGGTACTGGCGTGGCTTCCCTGCCCCAATATGCGACCCTTTTTCCCGATGTGCCCCGCTTTGCCCAGACGCAGCCTTATAGCGCCCATCCGCTGTCGCCGTTCAAGCGGACCGCCTTTGCGGGGGCCTCAAACGCGTGGGCCGCTGCGCCATCGCGTTCCGCTTCGGGGGGCACTTTGCTTGCCAATGATCCCCACCTTGGTTTCACCGCCCCTGCCATCTGGTATCTCGCTCGTCTCGAGCTTGAGACAGGTGGCGTAATCGGCGCGACGATCCCCGGCATTCCCGTCGTTCTTAGTGGTCGCTCTGCGGATCTGGGGTGGGGGATAACATCCTCTTATCTGGATGATCAGGATGTCTACATAGAAGAGCTGAACCCGGCGAACCGCGAAGAATACCGAACGCCGGACGGGTTCAAGAAATTTGTCAAACGGGCTTCGATCATCACGGTCAAAGACCTTGATCCGGTGACCCTGACGCTGCGCTGGACGGATAACGGCCCTGTCCTGCCCGGAACGCACTACAACCTTGCGTCGGTCACGCCGCCGGGGCACGTCGCCTCTGTCAACTGGACGGTATTGAGCCCCAACGACACCACCATGCAAGCCGCGATGGAGCTGATGGGGGCCAAGACAGTTGCAGACGGGATCGCCGCTGCCAAAGGCTTTATCGCGCCCTCCCAGAACCTGACGCTGGTAGATCACGAAAACATTGCGATGAAGACTATTGGCGCTGCCCCCAAGCGTGATCCGAAACACCAGAGCAAAGGTCGGCTACCAAGCCCCGGTTGGATCGCGACAAACCGCTGGCAAGGGACCCTGCCTTTCAGCGCCAATCCCGGTTTTGTTGCGCCTGCGGGCGGGATTTTGGGCAATACGAATAACAAGATGGTCGATCGCCCTTTCCCTAACCATGTGTCTTATGAGTGGGGCGACACGCAGCGTGTGCAGCGCTGGCAGCGGTTGATGCAGGGCCGTCAGGTCCACACGCGCGACAGCTTCATCGAAGCCCAGCTTGATACTGTCAGCTTTACCGCGCGCTCCTTGTTGCCATTGATCGGTGCCGAGCTTTGGTTCACCGGAGAGGCTGCGCCAGAAGGCACATCCGAAGCGTTGCGCCAGCGTGCGCTAAGCCTGCTTGCCGGCTGGTCGGGTGAGATGAATGAACACATGCCAGAGCCGTTGATCTACGCGACGTGGCTGCGGGCGCTACAAGATCGCCTGATCCGCGACGAACTTGGCCCGCTCACAGCCGAATTTACCCACGTAGAGCCCCTGTTCATCGAGCGTGTCTTCCGCAACGTGGAAGGCGCAAATGCGTGGTGCGATGTGTTCCAGTCCGCGCCGGTAGAAACCTGCGCAGACATGGCGAGGCTTGCGTTGGATGACGCTCTTTTGCAAATATCTCAGGAATACGGCACGGCATTGGAATCCCTGCGATGGGGTGACGCCCATCAGGCGACCCATGACCATCCGGTTCTGGGTGAAGTTCCCTTGCTGCGGTATTTCGTCAACATCCGGCAAAGCACATCTGGCGGCGACCACACGCTGATGCGCGGTCGCACCAAAGGAACAGACCCCGATCCGTTTCTCAACGTTCATGGCGCGGGGTATCGCGGGGTTTACGATTTTGCTGATCCGGATAGTTCGGTGTTTGTGTCCTCGACCGGCCAGTCAGGACATTTCCTGTCCCGCCATTACGATGATCTGGCGCAGATGTGGCGGCGTGGCGAATATATCCCGATGTCACTGGACCAGGAGCTTGCTCGCGCAGCATCTGTCGGCGTGACCCTGCTGATCCCGCTTGCCCCATGA
- the hflX gene encoding GTPase HflX, with amino-acid sequence MSKEQFQIDETDGPAKTRAWVLHPDIKNDNDRRNAVPALEEAVALAEALPNLEVIGSDVVPLRTVNAGHLFGSGKINELREILHDNEIELVLVDGPVSPVQQRNLEKAWKVKLLDRTGLILEIFSDRAATREGVLQVEMAALNYQRTRLVRAWTHLERQRGGLGFVGGPGETQIEADRRAIDEQLVRLRRQLEKVVKTRALHRAARAKVPYPIVALVGYTNAGKSTLFNRLTGADVLVKDMLFATLDPTMRSLELLDGPEIILSDTVGFISDLPTELVAAFRATLEEVLAADIILHVRDVSHAETEEQAHDVREILKSLGVPQETRTFEVWNKLDLLPDDRADAMRERAARDENVLAISAITGEGLDALQTAVAEALQGALRTAELSLTFAEGRKRAWLFAQDVVMSETQTEDGFDLTVRWSADVEAAYQRL; translated from the coding sequence TTGAGCAAAGAACAATTCCAGATTGACGAGACAGACGGCCCCGCAAAAACACGCGCATGGGTCCTGCATCCTGACATCAAAAATGACAATGACCGGCGCAACGCCGTTCCTGCGTTAGAAGAAGCCGTCGCTTTGGCGGAGGCTTTGCCGAACCTTGAGGTAATCGGCTCTGACGTCGTGCCGCTGCGGACGGTGAATGCAGGCCATTTGTTTGGCTCCGGCAAAATCAACGAACTGCGCGAAATTCTGCACGACAATGAGATCGAGCTTGTATTGGTTGACGGTCCTGTCAGTCCGGTACAGCAACGAAATCTTGAAAAAGCGTGGAAGGTCAAACTGCTCGACCGGACAGGTCTGATTCTGGAAATCTTCAGTGACCGTGCCGCCACCCGTGAAGGCGTGCTTCAGGTTGAGATGGCAGCCCTTAACTATCAACGTACCCGATTGGTGCGCGCATGGACCCACCTTGAGCGGCAGCGCGGCGGCCTTGGTTTTGTGGGTGGCCCTGGTGAGACACAGATCGAGGCTGACCGCCGTGCAATTGACGAACAGCTTGTCCGGTTACGTCGGCAGCTTGAAAAGGTTGTTAAAACCCGTGCGCTGCACCGCGCGGCCCGCGCAAAGGTGCCGTATCCGATTGTTGCCTTGGTGGGCTACACCAACGCCGGTAAATCGACGCTTTTCAACAGATTGACCGGTGCGGACGTTCTGGTCAAAGATATGCTCTTTGCCACTTTGGACCCTACGATGCGCAGTCTTGAGCTGCTTGACGGGCCGGAAATCATTCTAAGCGATACAGTTGGGTTTATTTCCGATCTGCCCACAGAACTTGTGGCCGCGTTCCGTGCGACCCTAGAAGAAGTGTTGGCCGCCGACATCATTCTGCATGTCCGCGATGTCTCGCATGCCGAGACAGAGGAACAGGCGCATGACGTGCGCGAAATTCTCAAATCTCTTGGGGTGCCGCAAGAAACGCGCACCTTCGAGGTTTGGAATAAGCTCGATCTGCTGCCCGATGACAGAGCCGATGCCATGCGGGAGCGTGCCGCACGCGACGAAAACGTGCTGGCTATCTCTGCGATCACGGGTGAGGGGCTTGATGCCTTGCAAACCGCAGTCGCGGAGGCGTTGCAAGGCGCCCTGCGCACAGCAGAGCTGTCACTGACCTTTGCCGAAGGCCGTAAGCGGGCGTGGCTTTTTGCGCAAGACGTGGTGATGTCAGAAACCCAGACTGAAGACGGCTTTGATCTGACAGTGCGATGGTCCGCTGATGTAGAAGCCGCATACCAGCGTCTGTAA
- a CDS encoding YSC84-related protein: MTHSILTRRAFALGAVAGTSTLAACGNGIGSGGAGTIDARVDRTLEEMYRTFPNTRTLADKSNGMLVMPLVTEAGLGLGGAYGRGALRVNNISVDYYSVTKATGGLQIGAQQYAHVLFFMTDDALTSFRRAPGWAAGANIEYVISDRGDSVSADTNTVLSPVLAVVFGRAGLRIGATLEGSKYTRIIP; the protein is encoded by the coding sequence ATGACCCATTCTATTCTTACGCGCCGCGCATTTGCGTTGGGCGCGGTTGCTGGCACCAGCACTTTGGCCGCTTGCGGGAACGGCATCGGCTCCGGCGGGGCCGGCACAATTGATGCGCGCGTCGACAGGACGCTCGAAGAAATGTACCGCACCTTCCCCAACACCCGCACCCTCGCGGATAAATCAAACGGCATGCTTGTGATGCCGCTGGTGACCGAGGCTGGCCTTGGTCTGGGCGGCGCTTACGGGCGCGGCGCTTTGCGGGTGAACAACATTTCCGTGGACTACTATTCGGTGACAAAGGCCACGGGCGGTTTGCAGATCGGTGCACAGCAATATGCGCACGTGTTGTTCTTTATGACAGATGATGCGTTGACGAGCTTCCGTCGTGCGCCAGGTTGGGCCGCAGGCGCCAACATCGAATATGTCATTTCTGATCGCGGCGACAGCGTAAGTGCAGACACAAATACTGTGCTGTCCCCTGTATTGGCTGTTGTTTTTGGCCGCGCGGGTCTTCGGATCGGTGCGACGCTTGAAGGCAGCAAGTATACGCGGATCATCCCCTAA
- a CDS encoding DUF2177 family protein gives MSYTLAYVVTFLVFLAVDFVGLSYLIKPLFERAIGPLMLENFRVVPAFLFYAFLVFVVMWFVSWPALSADKSLLWVFGSAALIGAAAYGTYEFTNYAILKDWTTTLVMADLAWGTFLTGFSATAGVALARLFTS, from the coding sequence ATGTCCTATACCCTTGCCTATGTTGTGACCTTCCTTGTCTTTCTAGCCGTAGACTTTGTCGGTCTAAGCTATCTCATCAAACCTTTGTTTGAGCGTGCAATTGGCCCCCTGATGCTAGAGAACTTCCGCGTGGTGCCCGCGTTCCTGTTCTATGCGTTTCTGGTTTTTGTGGTGATGTGGTTCGTATCCTGGCCCGCGTTGTCCGCCGACAAATCCCTGCTGTGGGTGTTCGGGTCAGCAGCGTTGATCGGGGCGGCCGCCTATGGCACCTACGAATTCACCAACTACGCCATACTGAAGGATTGGACCACGACGTTGGTCATGGCCGATTTGGCGTGGGGCACGTTCCTTACCGGATTTTCCGCAACCGCCGGTGTGGCGCTTGCGCGGCTATTTACCAGCTAG
- a CDS encoding component of SufBCD complex: MDWYETLFELIDMRSFSNLWFWIAMAVVWSTTSHYGLGVPFDMVLRAKRHGGQTEIDLEDLVRINTNRILFIAQMSGLWIAGFACFFLTMLAMLGFVYGNEFSQAVILLAFPLSLVGLLSISTARLIQEEDARGEKLRRRLMRHRLYTQIIGMIAIFVTALWGMYQNLNVGPFGG, translated from the coding sequence TTGGACTGGTACGAAACCCTATTTGAATTGATCGACATGCGCTCTTTCTCGAACCTTTGGTTCTGGATTGCGATGGCTGTCGTTTGGTCAACAACCAGCCATTACGGGCTTGGCGTGCCTTTTGATATGGTGCTGCGCGCCAAGCGTCACGGCGGCCAGACCGAGATTGATCTCGAAGACCTCGTGCGCATCAACACCAACCGGATATTATTCATCGCGCAAATGTCGGGTTTGTGGATCGCCGGATTTGCCTGCTTTTTCCTGACGATGCTGGCGATGCTTGGCTTCGTATACGGCAATGAATTTTCCCAAGCGGTGATCCTGCTCGCGTTTCCGTTGTCTTTGGTGGGTTTGCTAAGCATTTCAACAGCGCGTCTAATTCAGGAAGAAGACGCGCGCGGAGAAAAGCTGCGTCGCCGGTTGATGCGTCACCGCCTGTACACCCAGATTATCGGGATGATTGCGATTTTCGTGACCGCCCTTTGGGGGATGTACCAGAACCTAAATGTCGGCCCTTTTGGCGGTTGA
- the hemB gene encoding porphobilinogen synthase: MQPIQAPFPATRLRRVRQNEGIRGLVRENYLSAADFIWPVFVRSGEGIVEDIPSMPGVSRRSVDKIVEVAQEAWDLGIGALCLFPYTGLEERTEDCAGAWDPDNHVNRAIRAIKAVLPDLVIMTDVALDTYNINGHDGFVVDGEIINDTTVQALVKMSVEQARAGADIIGPSDMMDGRIGAIRAGLEAEGHQNVMILSYAAKYASAFYGPFRDAVGASGALTGDKKTYQMDPANSDEALRLVARDLSEGADMVMVKPGLPYLDICRRVKDAFGAPTFAYQVSGEYSMIKAAAAAGMIDEERVMMESLMAFKRAGCDGILTYFAPAAAKLLRG; the protein is encoded by the coding sequence ATGCAGCCGATCCAAGCCCCCTTTCCTGCCACACGCCTGCGTCGGGTACGCCAGAACGAAGGTATTCGCGGTCTGGTTCGCGAGAATTACCTGTCGGCGGCAGATTTTATTTGGCCTGTTTTTGTGCGCTCCGGTGAAGGTATTGTTGAGGATATTCCCTCCATGCCCGGGGTTTCCCGCCGGTCCGTCGACAAGATCGTAGAAGTGGCTCAGGAAGCTTGGGATCTGGGCATCGGCGCCCTGTGTCTGTTTCCCTACACCGGTCTTGAAGAACGTACAGAAGATTGCGCCGGTGCGTGGGATCCTGACAACCACGTGAACCGTGCAATTCGTGCAATCAAGGCCGTGCTGCCCGATCTTGTCATCATGACCGATGTGGCGCTGGATACCTACAACATCAACGGTCACGACGGTTTTGTGGTGGATGGCGAGATCATCAATGACACCACTGTGCAGGCGTTGGTGAAAATGTCCGTCGAACAGGCACGCGCCGGCGCGGATATCATTGGACCGTCGGATATGATGGACGGGCGCATTGGTGCGATCCGCGCAGGACTTGAGGCGGAAGGCCATCAGAATGTGATGATCCTGAGCTACGCTGCGAAATACGCCAGCGCCTTTTACGGCCCGTTCCGCGATGCGGTCGGTGCCTCCGGTGCGCTGACGGGCGACAAGAAGACCTATCAGATGGACCCCGCCAACAGTGATGAGGCATTGCGCCTTGTGGCCCGTGACCTGTCTGAGGGCGCTGATATGGTGATGGTGAAACCGGGCCTGCCCTATCTCGACATCTGCCGCCGCGTAAAAGACGCGTTCGGCGCGCCGACCTTCGCCTATCAGGTGTCAGGCGAATACAGCATGATCAAAGCCGCCGCAGCGGCGGGCATGATCGACGAAGAACGCGTGATGATGGAAAGCCTTATGGCGTTCAAGCGTGCCGGCTGCGACGGTATCCTGACATATTTTGCGCCAGCCGCGGCAAAACTGCTTCGCGGGTAA